From the Nodularia sphaerocarpa UHCC 0038 genome, the window GGCGATGTCAGGGTGGTTGATGTGCATATAGGACAACTTCGTAAAAAGTTGGAAGTTGATTCTACTGTTCCTGAGTTTATTAAAACTGTGCGCGGCTACGGATACAAGTTTGAAATACCAGAATTTACTATTATTTAGTAGCGTGTTTAAACGCAGAGGGACTCTGAGTATTGACTACAAAATATGTCACAATTTTTTATGTTAATAAAAAATTGAACACATCTGAATTATAAAATAGCTTTGACCTGAGTTCATATACTCACTTATCTCTCTGTAGAAATGATGTGTAAATCTATGTGTTTATCTCTAATTAAATCTATGAGTTCTTGAGTAAAAGACTTTTTGACAAATCTTTTCCATTGTGGCTGCTGGCTTTCACCAATGATAATTTGTGTAACGTGATGACTTGCGGCCACTTGAGCAATTTCTTTAGCAACACTTTGACTTTTCACATATAGAAATTCACCGCCAAACTCTCGGCATAATCTCTCACAAGTATCGATATGTAAACTTTCTTCTTTAGTGAGGAATCGTTCGGGATTTGCCACAAATACAGCATACAATCGCCCATTCATATAATTAGCAATGCGTGCGCCTCGACGTAACAACTGTGCTGAATCAGGATAAGTAGAGACACACACTAAAACTCGTTCGTGAATATTGCAATTTTGTCCTACAAAGTTGGCAGTATTTGCTTCCTCTTCAACTGTATCTGCAACTTCTCTTAATGCTAGTTCTCTTAAAGCGATGAGATTACGACGCTGAAAGAAGTTTTTCAGGGATTGTTCGATTTTTTCGGGTGCATAAATTTTTCCTTCTTGTAAACGCTCTTCTAAAGTTTCTGGGGTGACATCAATCACAACAACAGCATCAGCTTCATCTAGTAAGTAATCAGGAATGCGCTCTCGCACCACGACACCTGTAATTCTTGCTACTAAGTCGTTTAAACTTTCTAAATGTTGAATATTCACAGTGGAATAAACATCAATTCCGGCTGCTAAAATTACTTCTACGTCCTGATAGCGTTTTTTTCTTGGAGAACCAGGAACGTTAGTATGAGCGAGTTCATCCACTAACACCAATTGGGGGGCGCGTTGCACAATTGCATCTGTGTCCATTTCCTCTAGGGTGATATTCTGGTGGATAAAGGCTTTGCGCTTAATTATCTCTAATCCGGTAGCTTTCATGGCCGTTTCTTTGCGCCCATGAGTTTCTAACATCCCGATCACTACATCAATGCCATCTTGTTTGAGTTGATGTGCTTCTTCCAGCATTTTATAAGTTTTGCCCACACCTGGAGCCATACCAATAAAAATTTTATGCTTCCCACGTCGGTGAGTACGAATATAGGAACTGTCGGGGGAAGGGGTATGAGAATAAATCATAAACTATCCAAAGCTAAATTAAGCTGCAAAACATTAACTCCAGGTTCACCGAATATACCCAGGAATCTGCCTTCGGTGTTTCGAGATATCAGGTTTTGAATTTGTTGGGTATCCACATTACGGACAGCAGCAATCCGTGATACTTGTGCTTGGGCGGATTCAGGGGTGATGTGTGGGTCTAAACCAGAGCCAGAGGTATAAACTAAGTCAGCAGTGGGTTGAATATCAGCTTGTTTCAACCGTGTGACTTCTCCTTGAATGCGTTCGAGAAGTTCTGGGTTACTGGGTGCTAGGTTGCTGGCTCCGGATACACCTGTGGTAGCTACTTCTGGGCTGGTACTGTAGTCAATAACACTAGGGCGATTCCAAAAATAGCGATCGCCTGCAAAAGGTTGACCAATTAAGGCTGAACCGACTACTGTACCTTGATTGTTGGTGATTAAGCTCCCGTTAGCGTGGAAGGGAAAGGCTATCTGTCCACAAATCAGCATGAATAAGGGATAAAGGAAGGCTGTTAATATCCACAACGCTAAGGTGGAACGAATGGCTTTAGTAATTTGGTTCATTAGAATTTCTCCGGTTGAAAAATGACAAGGAATAAATAAGTGCTTACGCCTATAGTGGCTATTCCTAAAAGTCCAATGGCGTAGGATGCAGCGCGTGATATTTCATCAGGGGTGGCTGCGTATACGGTTTGTGCTAGGAATACGTTGAGGGAAAGGGTGAGGAAGAGAAAGAGAGATAATTTTTTCATGATTTAAACGCAAAGGGGCGCAAAGGTTAACGCAAAGGGGCGCGGAGAGGTCTATTAGGCTAGTCCTATGGTTGTGATGAAAAGGTCTATGATTTTGATGGCTATGAAGGGTGCTATTATGCCGCCAAATCCATAGATGAATATGTTGCGTTGTAGGAGTTGGTCGGCGGTTAATGGTCGAAATTTTACGCCAGTTAGTGCTAGGGGGATGAGTGCAGGAATGATTAAGGCGTTGTAAATTAGGGCTGATAAAACTGCTGATTGGGTACTTGCTAAACCCATTATATTGAGAGCGCTAACGCCAATTCCTGAGAAGATGGCGGGGAGGATGGCGAAGTATTTGGCGATATCGTTGGCAATAGAAAAGGTGGTGAGTGCGCCACGGGTAATGAGTAGTTGTTTACCAATGGTGACAATATCAATTAACTTGGTGGGGTCAGAATCTAGGTCTACCATGTTAGCAGCTTCTTTGGCTGCTTGAGTACCTGTATTCATAGCCACACCTACATTTGCTTGAGCTAGGGCTGGGGCATCGTTGGTGCCATCTCCTGTCATGGCTACGAGTTTTCCTTGGGCTTGTTCCGCTTTTATGACTTCAATTTTGTCTTCGGGTGTGGCTTCGGCGATAAAGTCATCAACTCCGGCTTCTGCGGCAATTACAGATGCAGTAATTCGATTATCTCCTGTGAGCATGATGGTTTTAATTCCCATGCGTCGCATTTGGTCAAACCGTTCCCGAATCCCCGGTTTAATAATATCTTTGAGATAAATTACACCGTAGATATCATTATTTTTGCAAAGTGCTAAGGGAGTACCACCTAAGCGAGAAATTCGCTCAAAAGCAGTATCTAGTTCTGGCGTTAATTTTCCTTGGCGAGAACGAACAAAGCCTTTAATGGCATCTACTGCACCTTTACGAATTTCTACCCCATTGGATAAATCAGTACCACTCATGCGGGTTTTGGCAGAAAACTCAATCCCTTCTGCTTGCTTGGTGTCAAAATCTAATTTTGCCCCTAATTTCTCTGCGAGTTTGACAATTGATTTGCCTTCTGGGGTTTCATCAAATACACTCGATCCTAGGGCAACTTGCGCTACATCTGCCATTGCATAACCATTTACAGGAATAAATTCTTCTGCCAAGCGGTTTCCCAAGGTAATCGTACCTGTTTTGTCTAAAATGAGGGTGTTGATATCTCCGCAGGCTTCCACCGCCCTTCCAGAGGTGGCAATGACATTAAATTGGGCGACTCTATCCATGCCGGCAATGCCAATAGCACTTAATAATCCGCCGATGGTGGTGGGAATTAGGGCTACTAATAAGGCGATGAGTACGGCAATACTTATGGGTGAGTTGACGTAGACTGACACTGTTGGTAGTGTGGCAATCACAACTAAAAATACCTGCGTGAGAACTGCCAGCAATACTGTTAAAGCAATTTCATTGGGTGTTTTGCTGCGGGAAGCACCTTCTACTAAACCAATCATCCGGTCAAGAAAGCCTTCTCCTGGGTCATTTGTCACCCGAATTATCAGTTCATCGGAGGTGATACGCGTTCCGCCGGTGACTGAACTGGCAATGTCTGAACCTGGTTCTTTTAATACTGGTGCTGATTCTCCTGTAATTGCTGATTCATCCACGGAAGCTACACCTTTAATTACTTCACCGTCGGCGGGGATGACATCACCAGCAGTTACTTTGATTGTGTCACCGCGACGTAAGGCTGTGGAACTTACTTCTTGGAGGGAACCATCGGGGAGAATTTTTTTGGCTTTGGCATCGGATTTTGCCGATCGCAAGGCATCTGCTTGAGCTTTTCCTCTTCCTTCGGCTACGGCTTCGGCAAAGTTGGCAAAGACAAGGGTTGAGAATAAAATTAGGGTGATCAGTCCGTTGAATAATCGCGGATTTTCTCCTGGTGTGGGGCCAAATATGTTCGGTGCAATTGTCATCAGTGCTGTGACGATTGTACCTAGCCAAACTACGAACATGACTGGATTTTTGATCATGTTACCTGGGGATAGCTTGGCAAATGCTTGTTGAAATGCTCGTGTGTAGAGTCCGGCTGGTTTGGTTTGGGGTTTATGTTTGCGTTTTTTTCGCGGTTTTGTTGTTTGCATTTTGGGTGAATTAATTAAATTTTTTTTCTCACGCAAAGGCGCAAAGGCGCAAAGAAGGAAGAAAGATTTTTATCCTCCTGTGGTTAGTTGGAATGCTTCTGCTATGGGGCCAAGGACTAGGGCGGGGAGGAAGGTGAGTGCGCCCAGGATTAAAATTACTCCGCTTGTGACTCCTGTAAAGAGTCTGGTGTCTGTTCTCAAAGTACCTGTGGTCATAGGAACAGGTTGTTTACGAGACATACTATCTGCCAAAAGTAGCAGTGCAATAATTGGTATATAACGCCCCGCCAACATACTGGCTGTGGCGCTGAGGTTCCACCAAAGTGTGTCATCACCTAATCCTTCAAATCCTGAACCGTTGTTGGCGGCGGCGGATGCGTATTCGTAAACTACTTGGGAAACTCCATGAAATCCTGGGTTGCTAATACCTGAGAGGGTGTCAGGAAAGGCGAAGACTATGGCCCAGGGAATCAGGATGGCGAAAGGATGAACTAATAAGACGACGCTGGCGAGGACGATTTCTTTTTTCTCGATTTTGCGTCCTAAAAATTCCGGTGTTCTTCCCACCATTAAGCCTGTGAGGAATACTGCCAAAATTAAGTAGATGTATAGAAAAGCTGTGCCGGTTCCTTGTCCTCCCCAAATGATTTGCAAGAACATATTAAAGAGTGTGGCAAATCCGCCGGTCGGCATTAAGGAATCGTGCATTCCGTTGACAGCACCGCACATTGTGGCTGTGGTCATGACTGCCCAAAGTGCTGTTTGCGCCCAACCAAATCTCACTTCTTTTCCTTCTAAGTTTGGTTGTTGTTCTCCTAACAGGGGATTAACTAGGGGATTTCCTTGAAATTCGCCTACTGCTGTAATTCCTACTAAGAAAACAAAAATGATAAATACCATCCAAAATACTAACCATGCTTGCTTACGGTTATTACTAAATACACCGTAGGTATAAATTAGGGATGCGGGGATGGCAACCATGATGCAGGTTTCTAATAAGTTAGAAAAGCCATTGGGATTTTCAAAGGGATGGGCTGAGTTAATTCCAAAGAAACCACCACCGTTTTCTCCCAGTTCTTTGATAATTTCAAAATGGGCAACTGGGCCACGAGCAATTACTTGAGTTGCGCCTTCTAAGGTGGTTACTGTGGCTGGCCCTGCTAAGGTTTCTGGTACACCTGCTAATAGTAAAAGCAATCCGCCAACTATTGATATTGGTAATAATATCCGGGTGATTGATTGGGTTAGGTCAGTGTAAAAGTTACCTAATGGTCTGCCAGTTAAACCCCGAATAAAGGCGATCGCTACTGCTAAACCCGTTGCAGCAGAAGTGAACATAAAGAAACCGAGGGCAAATACTTGGCTACCATAGCTATAGGTTGTTTCACCTGAGTAATGCTGTTGGTTGGTGTTGGTGAGAAAAGAAATGGTGGTGTGCAGTCCTAAATCCCAACTTGGTGCATCTAATCCTGTGGGATTGAGTGGCAACCATCCCTGAAACATCAGAATGAAGTAGGCAAAAATCCCCATAATGAGATTGCTAAACAGTAATTCTTTGGCATATTGCCGACCTGTTAAATTTTCTTGGGGACGTACTCCACTAATGGCAAATATTACTCTTTCCAAGGGATTAATTATGGGGTCAAGTAGTGTTTTTTCTCCCATGAACACCCGCGCCATGTACCTTCCCAGTAAGGGAGTTGTGGCTATGACTATTAATAAGGTTAAAGTAATTTGTATCCATCCTTGTAACATGAATTAAGAAAGCTCCCGATAAGTTTTTTTTAGATTTTTAATTGGACATTCTTGGGATGAGTAGTGAACCGGATGTATTTTATTTAGGGTAAATTTTAGCTCTGGAACTGAGGCTGCATTTAGAGCAACAGCCAAGATGTAATCTTCACACCAAATTGTTGGTTCGGCACTTGCTAGGATGATTTGGTTATCTCTAATAATCCCCAAAGCAAAGCATTTTTTTGGTAATTTTAAGCTGGTTAAGGCAATGCCACAATGACAGCTATTATTCGTGATTTTTGTACTTGTTAAACCTAATGCCATGTCAGCATTTATCTGATTTATAGAGAACATGATCTTGGTTCTCTTGATTTGTAACAATTTTCATCATCAATTAATTTCTCTATTAAAGCAAGTATTAGAAGGGTATAAAATGGAGTTTATTTTTCTATATGTAGTGTTTATTTAAAGTATATGTCAGCGTTTATAATGTTTAGAGAAGTGTTTATTTTTAGCTAAACGCCCTAAAAAAATCCATTAATAGGTCAAATATAATAAAATAAATAGAATAGAGATGCTATATCATTTTCAGCATCATCGGACTCAGGGAAAACTAAAAATTGGACATTTAATTAGTAATACTTAATTTATTGAATGAGACATCTTATAACTAAACGTTTTAATCAAGAATCGCGTTTGGGCAAATATTTATTCATTGCTGGTTTATATATATTTGTGATGGTTTTGGAGTTCTCTACGCCCATTCCTTACGTTTTCGGGTATCTCTACACAGGGCCGATTTTATTGACAAATGCTTGGTTGGGAAGGCGTGCAACTTTTCAAGCTACTCTTGCGGCTGTGTTTTTAACTATGTTAAATCTTGTATTGCCAGGAGGTGAAGTGATGAAGGCTTCGACAATTGCTAGTAGAGCGATCGCCTCGCTGGCGTTGATTGTCACAGGTATTCTCAGTGATGCCTATGGTGGGTTGCGTCAACGTGTCCGGCGTTCTGAGGAGGCGATCGCCTTAACTCGTGCCAAACTAGAAGCACAAGAGGAATTAGTCAGAGTCCGAGAAGATTTTGCTTCTACACTCACCCACGACCTCAAAACGCCTTTATTAGGAGCAATTGAAACTCTCAAAGCCTTTGAAGCGGAAAAATTTGGCCCCGTATTGCCGGCACAGCAAAAAGTTTTAGCGACAATGGCGCGTAGTCATCAAACTTCACTGCAATTGTTACAAACTTTATTAGATATCTATCGTAATGATACTGAAGGTTTAGAACTTAATTTAGCACCTGTAGATTTAGCTATGCTAACAGAAGAAGCGGCTAGCACTTTGACTGAGTTAGCAGCAAATCGGCGTGTATATCTCTGTGTTAATTATGGTGAATCTAATTGGCGACAATCTTTGTGGGTGAAAGGTGATGCTTTACAACTACAACGAGTCATCATCAATCTTCTCGTCAATGCCATCAACCATACGCCCCGCAATGGCCGTGTGGAAGTTGTGTTAGAATCGCAATCTGCCTATCAAGTTGTAAAGATTTTGGATACAGGTGCGGGTATGCAGCCCGAAGAGTTTTCCCATTTATTTGAACGATTCTATCAAGGACATAGCCAACGCCAAACCAAAGGTTCAGGATTAGGACTTTATCTATCTCGCCAAATTATTACAGCTCACGGCGGTATAATCTGGGCAGAGAACATATTACCAGTTGGAGCTATGTTTGCTTTTAAGCTCCCTGTATACCCGTTCCAGTCCTCTCTAACTGCGTGAGATGCTGTCTACCCCCATCAAAATTCTTTTAGTTGAGGATGATGAACTATTCCGTTTAGGCTTGCGCGTGCGATTGCAAGAAGAGATTGGACTAGAGATTGTGGCTGAAGCTGAGGATGGTGAAACCGCGATTGAGTTAGTTAGTCAACACACTCTGGATGTGGTGTTGCTAGATGTGGGATTACCAGGTATTGGCGGGATTGAGGCTTGTAAACAAATCAAACAGCAAAATCCTCTTTTACCAATCTTAGTTTTAACTTCCCATTCCCAAAAAACCCTGATTTCGCGGTTGATTGCGTCTGGCGCTCAAGGTTATTGCCTTAAAGGAATTGCTGCGGAAAAATTAGTGTTAGCACTGCGTTCTGTGGCTGTGGGTGCATCTTGGTGGGATGAAACAGCAACAAATGAAATTCGTTCTACTTTTAGCTCTGAGCCGTATTCGGAGAATGTATCTAAAACTGTCAATCCTTTGACTCAGCGTGAACAGGAAATTTTGTCTTTTTTGGCAGCCGGAAAGACTAATCAACAAATTGCTTTGGCATTATATATTACTCCGGGAACTGTGAGAGTTCATGTTCATGCTATTTTACATAAACTAGAAGTAAGCGATCGCTCTCAGGCTGTTGTTGTGGCTATGCAAAAACACTTAATTAAAAGCAACTTGATTATAGAAGATTGACACTTCCCGCTTTAAATACGGCACTGGCAAATATTATTATAAATCTTGTGGGGCGGTCATCCTCCCCGCCCTTATTACATGAATCAGAACAACAATTTTAGCGATAATCCTGCCTTTGAATATCACCGAGACGCGCCGCATTACGCATACCGTAATCAGTCCGAGTAAAGCGATTTAACTGCGCCTCATAAAAATCTCTATTGGCTTGTAAATGCTCAGGATCAGGGTCATCTAAAGGATGATGTAATGCTGTACGTAATGCTTGAATTACCGCAGATGTAACATTGTACATTGACCGTTGAAAAGTAATTCCCAACTGAATCAACATATCATCTTCACCTCGGCAATGTTTTTTGTAATCTTCAATTAGATATTCTGGCAAAAAATGCAGCATATCTTGCATTAATAATGTTGGGGGAATACCTGCTGTTCCCACCGGAAATACATCAGCATAAAGAATACCATAATGGAAATCTTCTTGCTTATCTGGTACTTGAC encodes:
- a CDS encoding sensor histidine kinase is translated as MRHLITKRFNQESRLGKYLFIAGLYIFVMVLEFSTPIPYVFGYLYTGPILLTNAWLGRRATFQATLAAVFLTMLNLVLPGGEVMKASTIASRAIASLALIVTGILSDAYGGLRQRVRRSEEAIALTRAKLEAQEELVRVREDFASTLTHDLKTPLLGAIETLKAFEAEKFGPVLPAQQKVLATMARSHQTSLQLLQTLLDIYRNDTEGLELNLAPVDLAMLTEEAASTLTELAANRRVYLCVNYGESNWRQSLWVKGDALQLQRVIINLLVNAINHTPRNGRVEVVLESQSAYQVVKILDTGAGMQPEEFSHLFERFYQGHSQRQTKGSGLGLYLSRQIITAHGGIIWAENILPVGAMFAFKLPVYPFQSSLTA
- the kdpB gene encoding potassium-transporting ATPase subunit KdpB; translation: MQTTKPRKKRKHKPQTKPAGLYTRAFQQAFAKLSPGNMIKNPVMFVVWLGTIVTALMTIAPNIFGPTPGENPRLFNGLITLILFSTLVFANFAEAVAEGRGKAQADALRSAKSDAKAKKILPDGSLQEVSSTALRRGDTIKVTAGDVIPADGEVIKGVASVDESAITGESAPVLKEPGSDIASSVTGGTRITSDELIIRVTNDPGEGFLDRMIGLVEGASRSKTPNEIALTVLLAVLTQVFLVVIATLPTVSVYVNSPISIAVLIALLVALIPTTIGGLLSAIGIAGMDRVAQFNVIATSGRAVEACGDINTLILDKTGTITLGNRLAEEFIPVNGYAMADVAQVALGSSVFDETPEGKSIVKLAEKLGAKLDFDTKQAEGIEFSAKTRMSGTDLSNGVEIRKGAVDAIKGFVRSRQGKLTPELDTAFERISRLGGTPLALCKNNDIYGVIYLKDIIKPGIRERFDQMRRMGIKTIMLTGDNRITASVIAAEAGVDDFIAEATPEDKIEVIKAEQAQGKLVAMTGDGTNDAPALAQANVGVAMNTGTQAAKEAANMVDLDSDPTKLIDIVTIGKQLLITRGALTTFSIANDIAKYFAILPAIFSGIGVSALNIMGLASTQSAVLSALIYNALIIPALIPLALTGVKFRPLTADQLLQRNIFIYGFGGIIAPFIAIKIIDLFITTIGLA
- a CDS encoding response regulator transcription factor is translated as MLSTPIKILLVEDDELFRLGLRVRLQEEIGLEIVAEAEDGETAIELVSQHTLDVVLLDVGLPGIGGIEACKQIKQQNPLLPILVLTSHSQKTLISRLIASGAQGYCLKGIAAEKLVLALRSVAVGASWWDETATNEIRSTFSSEPYSENVSKTVNPLTQREQEILSFLAAGKTNQQIALALYITPGTVRVHVHAILHKLEVSDRSQAVVVAMQKHLIKSNLIIED
- a CDS encoding sensor protein KdpD produces the protein MIYSHTPSPDSSYIRTHRRGKHKIFIGMAPGVGKTYKMLEEAHQLKQDGIDVVIGMLETHGRKETAMKATGLEIIKRKAFIHQNITLEEMDTDAIVQRAPQLVLVDELAHTNVPGSPRKKRYQDVEVILAAGIDVYSTVNIQHLESLNDLVARITGVVVRERIPDYLLDEADAVVVIDVTPETLEERLQEGKIYAPEKIEQSLKNFFQRRNLIALRELALREVADTVEEEANTANFVGQNCNIHERVLVCVSTYPDSAQLLRRGARIANYMNGRLYAVFVANPERFLTKEESLHIDTCERLCREFGGEFLYVKSQSVAKEIAQVAASHHVTQIIIGESQQPQWKRFVKKSFTQELIDLIRDKHIDLHIISTER
- a CDS encoding potassium-transporting ATPase subunit F, with the translated sequence MKKLSLFLFLTLSLNVFLAQTVYAATPDEISRAASYAIGLLGIATIGVSTYLFLVIFQPEKF
- the kdpC gene encoding K(+)-transporting ATPase subunit C, with translation MNQITKAIRSTLALWILTAFLYPLFMLICGQIAFPFHANGSLITNNQGTVVGSALIGQPFAGDRYFWNRPSVIDYSTSPEVATTGVSGASNLAPSNPELLERIQGEVTRLKQADIQPTADLVYTSGSGLDPHITPESAQAQVSRIAAVRNVDTQQIQNLISRNTEGRFLGIFGEPGVNVLQLNLALDSL
- the kdpA gene encoding potassium-transporting ATPase subunit KdpA, whose protein sequence is MLQGWIQITLTLLIVIATTPLLGRYMARVFMGEKTLLDPIINPLERVIFAISGVRPQENLTGRQYAKELLFSNLIMGIFAYFILMFQGWLPLNPTGLDAPSWDLGLHTTISFLTNTNQQHYSGETTYSYGSQVFALGFFMFTSAATGLAVAIAFIRGLTGRPLGNFYTDLTQSITRILLPISIVGGLLLLLAGVPETLAGPATVTTLEGATQVIARGPVAHFEIIKELGENGGGFFGINSAHPFENPNGFSNLLETCIMVAIPASLIYTYGVFSNNRKQAWLVFWMVFIIFVFLVGITAVGEFQGNPLVNPLLGEQQPNLEGKEVRFGWAQTALWAVMTTATMCGAVNGMHDSLMPTGGFATLFNMFLQIIWGGQGTGTAFLYIYLILAVFLTGLMVGRTPEFLGRKIEKKEIVLASVVLLVHPFAILIPWAIVFAFPDTLSGISNPGFHGVSQVVYEYASAAANNGSGFEGLGDDTLWWNLSATASMLAGRYIPIIALLLLADSMSRKQPVPMTTGTLRTDTRLFTGVTSGVILILGALTFLPALVLGPIAEAFQLTTGG